A stretch of Mastacembelus armatus chromosome 1, fMasArm1.2, whole genome shotgun sequence DNA encodes these proteins:
- the jupa gene encoding junction plakoglobin a, with product MAMQMGERDSGMVKVAEWQQTMYGLDSGIQSGANTVRDDDDFVTSKHYTMTTTVMREEPDVETQYTMTRAQRVRAAMFPETLEEGTAILSTQTDPSQMTNVQRLAEPSQMLKAAIIHLINYQDDAELATRAVPELTKLLNDEDQVVVNKAAQIVNQLTRKEASRRALMQSPQMVSAVVRAMQNTSDMETARATASILHNLSHQREGLLSIFKSGGIPALVRMLSSPMESVLFYAITTLHNLLLHQEGAKMAVRLADGLQRMVPLLKKSNPKFLAITTDCLQLLSYGNQESKLIILANGGPEGLVHIMRNYNYEKLLWTTSRVLKVLSVCPSNKPAIVEAGGMQALGQHLTGSSQRLMQNCLWTLRNLSDAATKQEGMDSLLQVLVSLLSSDDINMLTCSTGILSNLTCNNAHNKTLVTQNNGVEALIHAILRAGEKEDVTEPAVCALRHLTSRHPQAEVAQNAVRGHYGIPAIVKLLNQPYYWPVIKAAVGLIRNLALCPENQAPLRDAGAIPRLVNLLIKAHQDAQKHGTSNQQTYQDGVRMEEIVEGSTGALHILARDPINRSEIANLQTIPLFVQMLYSPVDNVKRVAAGVLCELALDKRSAEIIDSEGASAPLMELLHSNNEGIATYAAAVLFRISEDKNSDYKKRVSVELTHSLFKHDPTAWEMAHNSIPMEGPYPDELDTGFANYGGFPGDVAMDGMDGHMMYDEFPSNMPFDRPPYHES from the exons ATGGCTATGCAAA TGGGCGAGCGTGATAGTGGAATGGTGAAGGTGGCAGAGTGGCAGCAGACAATGTATGGCTTAGACTCAGGCATCCAGTCTGGAGCCAACACAGTCAGAGATGACGACGACTTTGTCACGTCCAAGCACTACACCATGACCACCACTGTCATGAGGGAGGAGCCTG ATGTGGAAACCCAGTACACCATGACCAGAGCTCAGCGGGTGCGGGCTGCGATGTTCCCGGAGACGCTGGAGGAAGGCACTGCCATCTTGTCTACTCAGACAGACCCTTCTCAGATGACCAATGTCCAGCGGCTGGCCGAGCCCTCCCAGATGCTTAAGGCAGCCATCATCCATCTGATCAACTACCAGGATGATGCTGAACTGGCCACTCGTGCTGTGCCTGAGCTCACCAAGCTGCTCAACGATGAAGACCAG GTGGTGGTTAACAAGGCGGCGCAGATTGTCAACCAGCTCACACGCAAGGAGGCATCACGCCGTGCACTGATGCAGTCCCCACAGATGGTGTCAGCGGTGGTGCGTGCCATGCAGAACACAAGCGACATGGAGACAGCACGAGCCACGGCCAGCATCCTCCACAACCTGTCCCACCAGAGAGAGGGTCTGCTCTCCATCTTCAAGTCAGGAGGCATCCCCGCTCTAGTTCGCATGCTCAG ctcTCCCATGGAGTCTGTGCTCTTCTATGCCATTACTACActccacaacctgctgctgcaccaGGAGGGAGCAAAGATGGCTGTGCGTCTGGCTGACGGCCTCCAGAGGATGGTTCCCCTGCTGAAGAAGAGCAACCCCAAGTTCCTGGCCATCACCACAGACTGCCTGCAGCTGTTGTCCTATGGCAACCAGGAGAGCaag CTGATCATCCTTGCCAATGGAGGTCCTGAGGGTCTAGTTCACATCATGAGAAACTACAACTATGAGAAGCTGCTGTGGACCACAAGCCGTGTGCTCAAAGTCCTCTCTGTGTGCCCCAGCAACAAACCTGCCATTGTAGAGGCTG GTGGGATGCAGGCTCTGGGTCAGCACCTCACGGGCTCCAGCCAGCGTCTGATGCAGAACTGCCTGTGGACGCTCAGGAACCTGTCTGATGCTGCCACCAAGCAG GAgggtatggacagcctgctgcaGGTGCTGGTCAGCCTGCTCAGTTCAGATGACATCAACATGCTCACTTGTTCCACCGGCATCCTGTCTAACCTCACATGCAACAATGCCCACAATAAAACCCTGGTCACCCAGAACAACGGTGTTGAGGCCCTGATCCATGCCATTTTGCGTGCCGGTGAGAAGGAGGACGTGACTGAACCTGCAGTGTGCGCTCTGCGCCACCTGACTTCTCGCCACCCGCAGGCTGAGGTTGCTCAGAATGCTGTGAGGGGACATTACGGCATCCCGGCCATCGTCAAGCTGCTCAACCAACCCTACTATTGGCCTGTCATCAAG GCTGCAGTTGGCCTGATCCGTAACCTGGCCCTGTGCCCAGAGAACCAGGCCCCTCTGAGAGATGCAGGAGCCATCCCCCGTTTGGTCAACCTGCTGATCAAAGCCCACCAGGATGCCCAGAAACATGGCACATCCAACCAGCAGACATACCAG GATGGAGTGAGGATGGAGGAGATTGTGGAGGGCAGCACAGGAGCTCTGCACATTCTAGCCAGAGATCCCATTAACAGAAGTGAGATCGCCAACCTGCAGACCATTCCTCTGTTTGTTCAG ATGCTCTACTCTCCAGTGGACAACGTGAAGCGCGTGGCGGCTGGTGTCCTGTGCGAGCTGGCCCTGGACAAACGGTCAGCTGAGATCATTGACAGTGAGGGAGCATCGGCTCCACTGATGGAGCTGCTGCACTCCAACAATGAGGGCATTG CTACttatgctgctgctgtgctctTCCGCATCTCTGAGGATAAGAACTCTGACTACAAGAAGCGAGTGTCTGTGGAGCTGACACACTCCCTGTTCAAACACGACCCTACTGCCTGGGAGATG GCCCACAACAGTATCCCCATGGAAGGACCGTATCCAGATG AGCTGGATACTGGATTCGCAAACTATGGAGGATTTCCAGGTGACGTGGCAATGGACGGCATGGACGGACACATGATGTATGATGAATTCCCAAGTAACATGCCCTTCGATAGACCACCATACCATGAGTCTTAA
- the LOC113128230 gene encoding Kv channel-interacting protein 2-like isoform X1: protein MKSRSQDQSLSDSRELDRSYDPLTGNPLSRPNKKTIKQRFLKLLPCCRSGSSSSLNQSNIADDGELSTVCYRPEGLDRLVQQTKFSKKELQVLYRGFKNECPSGVVNEETFKSIYSQFFPQGDSSTYAHFLFEAFDTHSHGTVSFEDFAVSLSVILRGSITDKLNWAFNLYDLNKDGCITREEMTDIMHSIYDMMGKYTYPCMKDSAPRDHVDSFFQKMDKNNDGVVTIDEFLETCQKDENIMQSLHMFDNAI from the exons GTAATCCACTTTCCAGACCCAATAAAAAGACCATAAAGCAGCGGTTCCTCAAACTGCTGCCCTGCTGTCGCTCTGGCTCCAGCTCTTCACTCAATCAAAGCAA TATAGCTGATGATGGGGAACTCTCAACTGTGTGTTACAGACCGGAAGGGCTTGACCGCCTCGTACAGCAGACCAAATTCAGCAAAAAAGAACTGCAGGTCCTATACCGGGGATTCAAAAAT GAGTGCCCCAGCGGTGTGGTAAATGAAGAGACTTTTAAAAGCATCTACTCCCAGTTCTTCCCCCAAGGAG ATTCAAGTACATatgcacatttcctgtttgaagCCTTTGACACCCACAGCCATGGAACGGTCAGCTTTGAG GACTTTGCTGTAAGCCTGTCCGTCATCTTGAGAGGCTCCATCACTGATAAACTCAACTGGGCCTTTAATCTGTATGATCTCAACAAGGACGGCTGCATCACCAGAGAG GAGATGACAGACATCATGCACTCGATCTATGACATGATGGGAAAGTACACCTACCCCTGCATGAAGGACAGCGCTCCCAGGGATCATGTCGACAGCTTCTTccag AAAATGGACAAGAACAATGATGGCGTGGTCACCATTGATGAGTTCTTGGAGACATGCCAAaag GATGAGAACATCATGCAGTCTTTGCACATGTTTGATAATGCAATCTAA
- the LOC113128230 gene encoding Kv channel-interacting protein 2-like isoform X2, with amino-acid sequence MKSRSQDQSLSDSRELDRSYDPLTGNPLSRPNKKTIKQRFLKLLPCCRSGSSSSLNQRSIADDGELSTVCYRPEGLDRLVQQTKFSKKELQVLYRGFKNECPSGVVNEETFKSIYSQFFPQGDSSTYAHFLFEAFDTHSHGTVSFEDFAVSLSVILRGSITDKLNWAFNLYDLNKDGCITREEMTDIMHSIYDMMGKYTYPCMKDSAPRDHVDSFFQKMDKNNDGVVTIDEFLETCQKDENIMQSLHMFDNAI; translated from the exons GTAATCCACTTTCCAGACCCAATAAAAAGACCATAAAGCAGCGGTTCCTCAAACTGCTGCCCTGCTGTCGCTCTGGCTCCAGCTCTTCACTCAATCAAA GAAGTATAGCTGATGATGGGGAACTCTCAACTGTGTGTTACAGACCGGAAGGGCTTGACCGCCTCGTACAGCAGACCAAATTCAGCAAAAAAGAACTGCAGGTCCTATACCGGGGATTCAAAAAT GAGTGCCCCAGCGGTGTGGTAAATGAAGAGACTTTTAAAAGCATCTACTCCCAGTTCTTCCCCCAAGGAG ATTCAAGTACATatgcacatttcctgtttgaagCCTTTGACACCCACAGCCATGGAACGGTCAGCTTTGAG GACTTTGCTGTAAGCCTGTCCGTCATCTTGAGAGGCTCCATCACTGATAAACTCAACTGGGCCTTTAATCTGTATGATCTCAACAAGGACGGCTGCATCACCAGAGAG GAGATGACAGACATCATGCACTCGATCTATGACATGATGGGAAAGTACACCTACCCCTGCATGAAGGACAGCGCTCCCAGGGATCATGTCGACAGCTTCTTccag AAAATGGACAAGAACAATGATGGCGTGGTCACCATTGATGAGTTCTTGGAGACATGCCAAaag GATGAGAACATCATGCAGTCTTTGCACATGTTTGATAATGCAATCTAA